The following is a genomic window from uncultured Propionivibrio sp..
GCCGAAGAAATCGGCCTCCTCGGCGATTGCCGAACGACGGCGACGGGCTTCATCCTCACCGATCAGGCCGGCGTTCAGGTCGGCATCGATCGCCATCTGCTTGCCGGGCATCGCATCCAGTGTGAAGCGTGCGGCCACTTCCGCCACGCGCCCGGCACCCTTGGTAATCACCACAAAATTGATGATCACCAGGATCGTGAACACGACGATGCCAACCGCGTAGTTCCCGCCGACCAGGAAATGCCCGAACGCATCGATCACCTGACCGGCAGCCCCGGGGCCGGTATGCCCCTCGAGCAGCACGACGCGTGTAGAAGCGACGTTCAGCGACAGGCGCAGCAGCGTCGTCACCAACAGCACGGTCGGGAAGACCGAAAAGTCGAGCGGTTTCATCACGTTGATCGCCACGAGCATGACGATCACCGAGATGGCGATATTGAACGTGAAGAACAGATCCAGCATGAAGGGCGGCAAAGGCAGCACCATCATCGACAGGATCAGCAGGATCAGCAACGGGCCGGCAAGCTGTTGCACGCCGAGCCGGCGGAATAACCCCTGCAGGGCCATCGCTGCGCTAGCCATGCGCGACCTCCGCCGGGACCAGCTCGGCCGGGACCACTATTTCACGCGGAGGAAGCGGATAATGACCGCCCGCCTTGCGCCAGTTGGAAAGCTGATACACGTAGGCCAAAACCTCCGCGACCGCGGCGTACAGCGCCGACGGAATCTCCTGGTCCAGATCGGCGTGCCGGTACAGGGCCCGCGCCAACGGCGGCGCTTCGAGCATCGGCACGCCATGCGCAGCGCCGATTTCGCGAATTTTCAAGGCGATTTCGCCGACACCCTTGGCCAGCACCTTGGGCGCGGCCATGCCGCTCTTGTAGGCGAGCGCCACGGCAAAGTGGGTCGGATTGGTCACGATCACGTCGGCAGTCGGCACCGCGCCCATCATGCGCTTGCGCGCGGCTTCGCGCTGCAACTGGCGGACACGCCCACGGACCTCCGGGTTGCCTTCCATCTCCTTGCTTTCCTGCTTGACCTCTTCGCGCGTCATCTTCAGCTTGTCGTGGTATTGCCACAACTGGAACGGCACATCGATAGCCACGATCAGGAACATTGCCGCAACGACCATCAGGAAGCTGTAGCCCATCAGGTGTCCAGCACTCGGCATCCCGACTTCGATCGTCTGGCCGAACAGCGAGAAAATATCTGCCCGCTCGCTCCAC
Proteins encoded in this region:
- the flhB gene encoding flagellar biosynthesis protein FlhB, whose product is MAEESDLEKTEPASSRRIEQAREEGQVPRSREIGAFVILLVSASTFWFVGPWMVQRMALIMRTGLSIDPLQLSDSHVMLNRFAGLSYDALLSFAPLLLALVVAALLSPFFLGSWNFALKAVTPDLGRLNPLSGLSRIISWGGLAELVKAVCKALLVGGVAFWVMWSERADIFSLFGQTIEVGMPSAGHLMGYSFLMVVAAMFLIVAIDVPFQLWQYHDKLKMTREEVKQESKEMEGNPEVRGRVRQLQREAARKRMMGAVPTADVIVTNPTHFAVALAYKSGMAAPKVLAKGVGEIALKIREIGAAHGVPMLEAPPLARALYRHADLDQEIPSALYAAVAEVLAYVYQLSNWRKAGGHYPLPPREIVVPAELVPAEVAHG